The following proteins come from a genomic window of Alphaproteobacteria bacterium:
- a CDS encoding AMP-binding protein, which translates to MLKSVLKLFFTVFFRIKVIGIENYVKAGKRVLVVVNHLSFIDAIAIALYLPGKPMFVVNSFIADHWLFKRALSFVRYFALDPTNPMATKDVIHALQQDEICVIFPEGRITVTGSLMKIYEGPAMIADKSGAQILPIRIEGAQYSPFSRLKGKVRIRLFPKITIHILPPRVLNVEKDMMGRERRHASGVKLYDVMSEMYFESSDYQKTLFHSIIDMMSIHGRDHYIMEDILRHPITYGQFVARSFILGKAFVRFTQKDEIVGLLLPNMISSVIAFFGLHAYGRVPSMLNFSVGAHNLTLAVEVAKIKTVVTSRRFIATGELEPLVEALEAKGIIIQYLEDLRDSISLLARMTGFVKSYVPLFFYKKQRRLDSKDAAVVLFTSGSEGVPKGVVLSHENIQANRFQLASRVDFGPTDIVFNALPIFHSFGLTGGTLLPLLAGIKTFFYPSPLHYRIIPELVYDRNATIMFGTDTFLSGYAKYAHPYDFYSIRYVFAGAEKLKEETRKVWSEKYGVRIFEGYGATETAPALSTNTPMHNKPTTVGRLLPSIDYRIEKVPGVEAGGRLFVKGPNVMKGYLLHDEPGVIVPPKDGWYDTGDIVDFDEEGFISIKGRAKRFSKIAGEMISLTAVEKFIADLWPQYQHAVVAVPDEKKGEALVLLTNYVGVNREEISLFAKQNGITELSVPRVVKYLEKMPILATGKVDYVALQKLVSL; encoded by the coding sequence ATGCTTAAATCTGTTTTGAAATTGTTCTTTACTGTTTTTTTTCGTATCAAAGTGATAGGCATTGAAAATTATGTCAAAGCAGGTAAGCGTGTCTTGGTTGTTGTGAATCACCTATCTTTTATCGACGCGATTGCCATTGCTTTGTATTTACCTGGCAAGCCCATGTTTGTTGTGAATAGCTTTATTGCGGATCATTGGCTCTTTAAACGCGCTCTTTCTTTTGTGAGATATTTTGCCCTTGATCCGACCAATCCTATGGCTACCAAAGATGTGATTCATGCGCTGCAGCAAGATGAAATCTGTGTGATTTTTCCAGAGGGTAGAATCACAGTGACGGGATCACTCATGAAGATCTATGAAGGACCTGCGATGATTGCTGATAAATCCGGCGCTCAAATATTGCCGATTCGGATTGAAGGAGCGCAATATAGTCCTTTTTCACGATTAAAGGGAAAGGTACGCATTCGTCTTTTCCCGAAGATTACGATTCATATTTTACCGCCCCGTGTTTTGAATGTGGAAAAGGATATGATGGGTCGAGAAAGACGCCATGCTTCAGGCGTGAAACTTTATGATGTGATGAGCGAGATGTATTTTGAGAGCTCTGATTACCAAAAGACACTTTTTCATTCGATCATTGACATGATGTCTATTCATGGTCGAGACCATTATATTATGGAAGATATCTTGCGTCATCCTATCACTTACGGTCAATTTGTTGCGCGTAGTTTTATTCTGGGAAAGGCCTTTGTTCGATTTACTCAGAAAGATGAAATAGTTGGTCTATTGTTACCAAATATGATCAGTTCAGTGATTGCTTTTTTTGGACTTCATGCCTATGGACGCGTTCCTTCCATGTTGAATTTCTCAGTAGGTGCCCACAATCTGACCCTGGCGGTTGAAGTCGCAAAAATCAAAACAGTGGTTACATCAAGGCGTTTTATTGCAACAGGTGAGTTAGAGCCGTTGGTTGAGGCTTTAGAGGCAAAAGGCATTATTATTCAGTATTTAGAAGATCTGCGCGATTCAATTTCTTTATTGGCGCGGATGACAGGCTTTGTGAAGTCATATGTGCCTCTTTTCTTTTACAAAAAGCAGAGACGTCTTGATTCAAAAGATGCAGCCGTTGTTCTTTTTACCTCAGGCTCGGAGGGCGTGCCTAAAGGGGTTGTTCTCTCGCACGAGAATATCCAAGCCAATCGCTTTCAGCTCGCATCGCGCGTTGATTTTGGTCCAACGGATATTGTTTTTAATGCTTTGCCGATCTTCCATTCATTTGGCCTTACGGGCGGAACTCTTCTGCCGCTTCTTGCGGGCATTAAAACATTTTTTTATCCATCCCCTTTGCATTATCGAATTATTCCGGAATTGGTTTATGATCGCAATGCAACGATCATGTTTGGGACCGATACATTTTTGTCAGGCTATGCCAAATATGCGCACCCTTATGATTTTTATTCCATTCGCTATGTTTTTGCCGGCGCTGAAAAGCTGAAGGAGGAGACACGTAAAGTTTGGTCTGAAAAATATGGCGTGCGTATTTTTGAAGGCTATGGCGCAACGGAAACGGCACCTGCTTTGTCAACAAATACACCAATGCATAATAAGCCAACAACAGTGGGCCGGCTTTTGCCATCAATTGACTATCGGATTGAAAAAGTACCAGGCGTTGAGGCAGGAGGGCGTCTCTTTGTAAAAGGCCCAAATGTGATGAAGGGATATTTATTGCATGATGAGCCTGGTGTGATTGTGCCGCCGAAAGATGGATGGTATGACACAGGTGATATTGTTGATTTTGATGAAGAGGGATTTATATCCATTAAAGGCAGAGCAAAGCGTTTTTCAAAAATTGCTGGTGAGATGATTTCACTGACAGCTGTTGAAAAATTTATTGCAGACCTATGGCCCCAATATCAACATGCTGTGGTCGCGGTCCCTGATGAGAAAAAGGGTGAGGCTTTGGTTCTTTTGACAAATTATGTTGGCGTGAATCGCGAAGAGATCAGTCTTTTTGCAAAACAAAATGGGATTACAGAGCTTTCTGTGCCAAGAGTTGTTAAATATCTTGAGAAGATGCCGATTCTGGCGACTGGTAAAGTTGATTATGTCGCCTTGCAGAAATTGGTGTCTCTCTAG
- a CDS encoding amino acid ABC transporter ATP-binding protein, giving the protein MIKVKNIHKSFGALHVLKGVSIDIPQGQVVAVIGPSGSGKSTFLRCLNFLEKPDQGDVLIDKQSLSDTKDRQLEKIRSKTGFVFQHFHLFPHMNLKDNITYAPCKVMGMNQKEADATAKELLAKVGLSDKAKAFPNHLSGGQKQRAAIARSLAMSPTLMLFDEPTSALDPEMVKEVLDVIKGLAHTGITMVIVTHEMAFAKEVADRILFMDHGKIVEDAAPKAFFDNPQTKRAQSFLEKIL; this is encoded by the coding sequence GTGATTAAAGTAAAAAACATTCATAAATCTTTTGGTGCATTACATGTATTAAAGGGTGTATCTATTGACATTCCACAAGGTCAGGTGGTGGCTGTGATTGGCCCATCTGGATCAGGGAAATCAACTTTTTTAAGATGCCTCAATTTCCTTGAAAAACCGGATCAAGGAGATGTGCTCATTGACAAGCAGTCTTTGTCAGATACGAAGGATCGTCAGCTGGAGAAAATAAGATCAAAGACCGGTTTTGTTTTTCAGCATTTTCATCTGTTTCCTCATATGAATTTGAAAGACAATATTACTTATGCGCCATGCAAGGTGATGGGAATGAATCAAAAAGAAGCAGATGCGACAGCAAAGGAGTTGCTCGCTAAAGTCGGTCTATCAGATAAGGCGAAGGCTTTTCCGAACCATTTATCAGGCGGGCAAAAGCAAAGGGCTGCAATTGCACGCTCACTTGCCATGAGCCCAACTTTGATGCTTTTTGATGAGCCAACATCGGCCTTAGATCCGGAAATGGTCAAAGAGGTTTTAGATGTGATTAAAGGACTTGCCCATACGGGTATTACAATGGTGATTGTGACTCATGAAATGGCTTTTGCAAAAGAAGTAGCGGATAGAATTTTATTTATGGATCATGGTAAAATTGTTGAAGATGCAGCTCCCAAGGCATTTTTTGATAATCCTCAAACAAAAAGGGCGCAATCATTTTTAGAAAAAATACTCTAA
- a CDS encoding amino acid ABC transporter permease produces MVLDFEQLVPSLPFLLGGVLVTLQYAGLSICLGFIGGTFLAIAKISSFIPFRAFAKAYVSLFRGTPLLVQLLLIYFGLPHLLHIQITPFEAGIAAFSLNSAAYVCEIIRSGIQSIDKGQMEAALSLGVPRSVAMRQIILPQAVKNILPALVNEMVNLLKESAIISVIGEADLLRRAQVIAAEKYIYFEPYLAVALIYYVLVMVLTLFAKILEDRLKRSD; encoded by the coding sequence ATGGTGTTAGATTTTGAACAACTCGTACCGTCCTTACCCTTTTTGTTGGGCGGTGTTCTCGTAACTTTGCAATATGCGGGCCTGTCAATTTGTCTTGGTTTTATTGGCGGTACGTTCCTTGCGATCGCAAAGATTTCCTCCTTTATACCCTTTAGAGCCTTTGCGAAAGCCTATGTGTCTCTGTTTAGGGGAACGCCTTTGCTTGTGCAATTATTGCTTATCTATTTTGGTTTGCCGCATTTGCTCCATATCCAGATCACCCCTTTTGAGGCTGGTATTGCTGCTTTTTCATTGAATTCAGCTGCTTATGTTTGTGAAATCATCAGGTCTGGGATTCAATCAATTGATAAAGGACAGATGGAAGCAGCTTTGAGTTTGGGTGTGCCTCGTTCTGTTGCGATGAGGCAAATTATTTTACCCCAAGCGGTGAAAAATATTTTGCCTGCTTTGGTGAATGAGATGGTCAATTTGCTGAAAGAATCGGCGATTATATCTGTGATTGGAGAAGCTGATTTATTGAGGCGTGCACAAGTGATTGCAGCAGAAAAATATATCTATTTCGAGCCCTATTTGGCTGTGGCATTGATATATTATGTTTTGGTGATGGTCTTAACGCTCTTTGCAAAAATTTTAGAAGACAGGTTGAAACGCAGTGATTAA
- a CDS encoding cytochrome c1: MKQLILPFAKTLTTALMLTFVSSVSFGSTEGTLEPPKHYWKQDGIFGTYDRGALQRGFQVYKEVCATCHSMNHVHYRNLTDLGYTEAQVKAIAAQYQVTDGPNDEGEMFERPAIPADKFVAPFKNEKQARAANNGALPPDLSLMVKAREGGADYLHGILVGYAEPPEGVTVADGMHYNVYFPGHQIAMPQMLMDNSVSYADGTPATLEQESSDVVAFLAWASDPNMEARKQMGIKTIIFLAIFAIMMYFVKKKIWKDVE, from the coding sequence ATGAAACAATTGATTTTACCTTTTGCTAAAACACTGACAACAGCTTTGATGTTAACCTTTGTCTCAAGTGTGTCTTTTGGGTCAACTGAAGGGACTTTAGAGCCTCCAAAACATTATTGGAAACAAGATGGCATTTTTGGCACCTATGACCGTGGTGCGCTTCAGCGAGGTTTTCAGGTCTATAAAGAGGTTTGTGCCACTTGCCATTCAATGAATCACGTGCATTACCGTAATTTGACCGATTTGGGGTATACAGAAGCACAAGTGAAAGCCATTGCTGCACAGTACCAAGTGACGGATGGCCCAAATGATGAAGGCGAAATGTTTGAGCGCCCTGCAATTCCTGCCGATAAATTTGTTGCTCCTTTTAAAAATGAGAAGCAAGCCAGAGCTGCAAACAATGGTGCTTTGCCACCAGATTTGTCACTTATGGTGAAAGCCAGAGAAGGTGGTGCTGACTACCTACATGGTATTTTGGTTGGTTATGCAGAACCACCAGAAGGTGTCACTGTTGCTGATGGTATGCATTATAATGTTTATTTCCCAGGCCATCAGATTGCAATGCCACAAATGCTTATGGATAATAGCGTGAGTTATGCAGATGGGACGCCAGCAACTTTAGAACAAGAATCAAGTGACGTTGTCGCTTTTCTTGCTTGGGCATCTGATCCAAACATGGAAGCGCGTAAACAGATGGGAATCAAGACAATTATATTCTTGGCTATTTTTGCTATCATGATGTATTTTGTGAAAAAGAAAATCTGGAAAGATGTTGAATAG
- a CDS encoding prolyl oligopeptidase family serine peptidase, which yields MQNVKALPTLDGPILEPQSSDIRHMVIFLHGYGADGQDLISLSESFKEHAFWKDCLFASPDAPFPFELAPFGRQWFSLQKRDFENMFQGAQIAAPVLDKYIDEMLETYDLKSNDLILVGFSQGTMMALHTALRRKEPLGGIVGFSGSFLHRPEFGSEIISKTPTLLIHGQDDSVVPFSELSKAKDSLTGLGIPTETLSCPQLDHGISYEGIVKASQFLDKRFKPAVKK from the coding sequence ATGCAAAATGTAAAAGCACTGCCAACATTAGATGGCCCTATCCTTGAACCTCAATCAAGTGATATCCGGCATATGGTCATTTTCCTGCACGGTTACGGCGCTGATGGTCAGGATCTCATTTCCCTTTCAGAATCTTTCAAAGAGCATGCGTTCTGGAAAGATTGTCTTTTTGCTTCACCAGATGCGCCTTTTCCTTTTGAACTCGCTCCTTTTGGCCGCCAGTGGTTTTCACTCCAAAAAAGAGACTTTGAGAATATGTTTCAAGGGGCTCAGATTGCAGCGCCTGTCCTCGATAAGTACATTGATGAAATGCTTGAAACCTACGATCTCAAAAGCAACGATCTTATTCTTGTTGGCTTTTCTCAGGGCACCATGATGGCCTTGCACACAGCACTTCGTCGCAAAGAGCCGCTTGGCGGCATCGTTGGATTTTCCGGTTCATTCCTCCATAGGCCTGAATTCGGCTCAGAAATCATCTCTAAAACACCAACGCTCCTGATTCATGGGCAAGATGATTCCGTTGTGCCTTTCAGTGAACTCTCAAAAGCCAAGGATAGCTTAACTGGCCTTGGCATTCCAACTGAAACACTCAGCTGCCCTCAATTAGACCACGGCATTTCATATGAAGGCATCGTCAAGGCCTCACAATTTCTGGATAAGAGATTTAAACCTGCTGTGAAGAAGTAA
- a CDS encoding cytochrome b/b6, whose protein sequence is MARARNKFKNPVIKWVDERLPVFSLMEKEYGQFPTPKNFNYFWNFGAIAMVVLIVMILTGVFLAMHYAASTLLAFDSVERITRDVNYGWLMRNIHMNGASMFFIAVYVHMFRGLYYGSYKGPRELLWILGVVIFLMMMATAFMGYVLPWGQMSFWGATVITNLFSSIPLVGDSIVTWLWGGFSVDNPTLNRFFSLHYLFPFLIVAVVFLHVWALHITGSNNPTGIEPKTEKDTIPFHPYYTMKDSFGLLLFLILWSAFIFFMPDKLGHPDNYIPANPLVTPAHIVPEWYFLPFYAILRAVTMDVSIFGITIIDAKLGGVILMFGSIILLFFLPWLDRSPVKSARFRPLYRIFFWILVVACVTLGYVGGKPPEAPYVQIGQLATAYYFLHFLVILPLLVKYEKPLPLPNSIHEAVLKNKKPSAGASA, encoded by the coding sequence ATGGCAAGAGCCCGAAATAAATTCAAAAATCCAGTTATAAAATGGGTTGATGAGCGTTTACCAGTTTTCTCGCTGATGGAGAAAGAATATGGTCAATTCCCAACACCAAAAAATTTCAATTATTTCTGGAATTTTGGTGCCATTGCCATGGTTGTCCTGATTGTGATGATTCTCACAGGCGTGTTTTTAGCCATGCATTATGCAGCAAGTACTTTACTTGCTTTTGATTCTGTTGAGCGTATAACACGTGATGTGAATTATGGTTGGCTCATGCGAAACATTCACATGAATGGAGCCTCGATGTTTTTCATTGCTGTCTATGTCCATATGTTCCGTGGGCTTTATTACGGATCATACAAAGGACCCCGTGAATTGCTTTGGATTTTGGGTGTTGTGATTTTCTTGATGATGATGGCAACTGCATTTATGGGCTATGTTCTGCCTTGGGGGCAAATGAGTTTCTGGGGCGCAACAGTGATTACAAATCTTTTCTCATCTATACCACTTGTTGGTGATAGCATTGTGACTTGGCTTTGGGGTGGCTTCTCTGTTGATAATCCAACATTGAATCGATTCTTTTCTTTGCACTATCTTTTCCCATTCTTGATTGTTGCTGTTGTCTTTTTGCATGTTTGGGCTTTGCATATTACAGGATCGAACAATCCAACGGGGATTGAGCCAAAAACAGAGAAAGATACGATTCCTTTCCACCCTTATTACACAATGAAAGATAGTTTTGGTCTGTTGCTTTTCCTCATCTTGTGGTCAGCATTTATTTTCTTTATGCCTGACAAATTAGGACACCCTGATAACTATATTCCAGCGAATCCACTCGTGACGCCTGCTCATATTGTGCCGGAATGGTATTTCTTGCCTTTCTATGCAATCTTACGTGCGGTCACCATGGATGTGTCTATTTTTGGTATTACTATTATTGATGCAAAATTAGGTGGGGTGATTTTAATGTTTGGTTCGATCATTCTATTGTTCTTTTTACCTTGGCTTGATAGATCACCAGTGAAGAGTGCGCGTTTTAGACCGCTCTACCGGATCTTCTTCTGGATTTTGGTTGTGGCTTGTGTGACCCTTGGTTATGTTGGTGGTAAACCCCCAGAGGCGCCATATGTTCAAATTGGTCAGCTTGCAACGGCTTATTATTTCCTACATTTCTTGGTGATATTGCCGCTGCTTGTCAAGTATGAAAAGCCTTTGCCCTTGCCGAACAGTATTCATGAAGCTGTTTTAAAAAACAAAAAACCATCTGCGGGGGCTTCAGCTTAA
- the petA gene encoding ubiquinol-cytochrome c reductase iron-sulfur subunit codes for MSSATVPVKESHKTSAHSHENEDRRDFLYLATGAMAAIGACSVAWPFINSMNPAKDTLAVSSIDVDLGPLAEGQSITVTWRGKPLFLRHRTPAEITAANDTDIKTLRDPQTDAQRAQKPKYLIMIGICTHLGCVPLGQKPTDPKGDFGGWFCPCHGSHYDTAGRIRKGPAPHNLYLPPYQYTSDTMVRIG; via the coding sequence ATGTCGAGTGCAACGGTACCAGTTAAAGAATCTCATAAAACAAGTGCTCATTCGCATGAAAATGAGGATAGGCGTGATTTTTTATACTTAGCAACTGGAGCAATGGCGGCGATTGGGGCTTGTAGTGTTGCGTGGCCATTTATCAATAGCATGAATCCTGCAAAAGACACGCTTGCCGTTTCATCTATTGATGTCGATTTGGGCCCCCTTGCTGAAGGGCAATCTATTACTGTTACTTGGCGCGGAAAGCCTTTGTTTCTACGTCATAGAACGCCGGCAGAGATAACAGCTGCAAATGATACAGATATCAAAACGCTGCGTGATCCACAAACAGATGCGCAAAGAGCACAGAAGCCAAAATATTTAATTATGATTGGGATTTGTACGCACCTTGGTTGTGTGCCTTTAGGTCAAAAACCAACCGATCCAAAAGGTGATTTTGGCGGATGGTTCTGTCCATGCCATGGATCTCACTATGATACAGCGGGTCGTATTCGTAAAGGACCAGCACCACATAATTTATATTTGCCGCCTTATCAATATACGAGTGATACGATGGTTCGTATTGGATAA
- a CDS encoding transporter substrate-binding domain-containing protein, with translation MLTIQKWSQALIKMGVLFSVALLSMCIAACDEKEDRSNVLVVATSADNPPFVYFSTTGQNKEIVGFEMDLVQELAKAMGKKLEVQDIDFSSIIPAIQAKRADLGIAAFSVTEERLKNVDFSHPYYEVSTVLITPEESNFMAQSDFQGQKIGVLLGSYQEAQAKELATQKAGLTVQSMNRYPDLFQELQNGRIQAILIEETTGNAFLKNYAGHHWKLEKADLPGSHYAIVLPKGSKLAVPLNEALDKLKADGTVAALKKKWFQK, from the coding sequence ATGTTAACGATTCAAAAATGGAGTCAGGCTCTCATCAAGATGGGTGTCCTGTTCTCAGTTGCACTTCTATCAATGTGTATAGCAGCTTGCGATGAAAAAGAAGATAGGTCAAATGTACTAGTGGTTGCAACCTCCGCAGATAACCCGCCTTTTGTCTATTTTTCAACAACAGGTCAAAATAAAGAAATTGTTGGTTTTGAGATGGATCTTGTGCAGGAATTAGCAAAGGCCATGGGGAAAAAGCTTGAAGTTCAAGATATCGATTTTTCAAGTATCATCCCAGCCATTCAAGCCAAAAGAGCAGATTTGGGTATTGCTGCTTTTTCTGTGACAGAAGAGCGTTTGAAGAATGTTGATTTCTCTCATCCTTATTATGAGGTTTCAACCGTTCTGATAACGCCTGAAGAGTCAAACTTTATGGCCCAGTCTGATTTTCAGGGTCAAAAGATTGGCGTGTTGCTCGGCTCTTATCAGGAAGCTCAGGCCAAAGAATTGGCAACGCAGAAAGCAGGGCTTACAGTTCAATCAATGAATCGCTATCCTGATTTGTTTCAAGAGCTTCAAAATGGTCGTATTCAAGCCATCTTGATTGAAGAGACAACAGGGAATGCTTTTCTGAAGAACTATGCAGGACATCATTGGAAATTAGAAAAGGCTGACTTGCCTGGATCTCACTATGCGATTGTTTTGCCAAAAGGTTCTAAACTGGCTGTTCCTCTTAATGAAGCTTTGGATAAATTAAAAGCAGATGGAACTGTCGCTGCTTTAAAAAAGAAATGGTTTCAGAAGTAA
- a CDS encoding MFS transporter, whose translation MSVSQFSLLKTRRFLPLFIVQFLTAFNDNAFKNAFLIWFTYDLVQYSTISAPVMVNIAAALFIVPFFLFSSIAGQLADRFDKAILTRYLKYAEIILMILAAACFYFKTVTGLLIVLFFLGVQATLFGPIKYSLLPEQLKDNELIAGNAFIEGGTFLAILLGTIFGGLLVMGSFGREAIAITLILFATIGLITSYSMPLAKKRQVVKSTPFSWNIVTGTMQIIAYSRETKTVFYSIIGISWFWLVGIVFLSQFPIYVKDVLHADEVIVTLLLTIFSLGIGIGSLLCNRLLDGKIDGKMVPYGALGMTLFIFLFTLGSHFYKHTYVEQPILMLFDFLRFGFPAYLILLGLIGLAICGGIYIVPLYAIMQHRSNQAHMARVVGANNVFNALFMVIGSVGTVGLYALNLSAVEILFLVGLFNVGVFFVVQHIVRRERKHA comes from the coding sequence ATGTCTGTTAGCCAGTTTAGCCTGTTAAAAACAAGAAGGTTTTTACCTCTTTTTATTGTTCAGTTTTTGACGGCTTTCAATGACAATGCATTTAAGAACGCTTTTTTGATCTGGTTTACGTATGACCTTGTTCAATATTCTACAATCAGTGCGCCTGTGATGGTGAATATCGCAGCGGCTCTTTTTATTGTACCATTCTTTTTATTTTCATCTATTGCGGGACAACTGGCGGATCGATTTGATAAGGCTATTTTAACGCGCTATTTGAAATACGCAGAAATAATCTTGATGATTTTAGCAGCAGCCTGTTTTTATTTTAAGACGGTGACAGGGCTTTTAATTGTCTTATTCTTTTTGGGTGTGCAGGCCACTCTTTTTGGTCCAATCAAATATAGTCTTTTACCAGAGCAGCTTAAAGATAACGAGCTTATTGCAGGTAATGCCTTTATTGAAGGCGGTACTTTTTTAGCGATTCTGTTGGGGACAATCTTTGGCGGCCTTCTGGTGATGGGCAGTTTTGGGCGTGAGGCGATTGCCATTACGTTGATTTTGTTTGCTACAATTGGTTTGATCACAAGCTATTCAATGCCCCTTGCAAAAAAACGGCAAGTCGTAAAATCGACTCCATTTTCGTGGAATATTGTCACTGGAACAATGCAGATAATTGCTTATTCTCGTGAGACAAAAACGGTTTTTTATTCGATCATAGGCATTTCATGGTTTTGGCTTGTTGGCATTGTTTTTTTAAGTCAGTTTCCGATTTATGTGAAAGATGTGTTGCATGCGGATGAAGTGATTGTGACTCTGTTGCTGACCATTTTTTCTTTAGGGATTGGCATTGGTTCATTGCTTTGTAATCGTTTGCTCGATGGTAAAATTGATGGAAAGATGGTCCCCTATGGCGCGCTTGGGATGACTTTGTTCATCTTTTTGTTTACGCTCGGGAGTCACTTCTATAAGCATACTTACGTAGAGCAGCCAATCTTGATGCTTTTTGATTTTCTAAGATTTGGCTTTCCGGCCTATCTGATTTTATTGGGTCTGATTGGCCTTGCGATCTGTGGAGGGATTTATATTGTTCCTCTTTATGCAATCATGCAGCATCGCTCAAATCAGGCTCATATGGCGCGTGTTGTTGGTGCAAATAATGTTTTCAATGCTCTCTTTATGGTTATAGGAAGCGTTGGAACGGTGGGACTCTATGCACTCAATTTATCAGCTGTTGAAATTTTGTTTCTTGTCGGTCTGTTCAATGTTGGCGTCTTTTTTGTTGTTCAGCATATTGTAAGGCGGGAGAGAAAGCATGCTTAA